One Antarctobacter heliothermus DNA segment encodes these proteins:
- a CDS encoding (2Fe-2S)-binding protein codes for MATTLTVNGTAQEVDLPENVPLLWALRDALNLTGTKFGCGVSACGACTVHIDGEAVRSCQIPIGDVWGKVTTIEGLGTPDALHRLQKAWIDHQVAQCGYCQSGQIMQAAALLAETPNPNDDDIDAAMQGNLCRCGTYPRIRAAIKSAAEGA; via the coding sequence ATGGCCACCACGCTCACCGTCAACGGCACCGCCCAAGAGGTGGATCTGCCCGAAAACGTCCCACTGCTATGGGCGTTGCGGGACGCGCTCAACCTGACGGGGACCAAGTTTGGCTGCGGTGTCTCGGCCTGCGGGGCCTGCACCGTGCATATCGACGGTGAGGCGGTGCGCTCCTGCCAGATCCCCATCGGCGACGTCTGGGGGAAGGTGACCACGATCGAGGGGTTGGGCACGCCCGATGCCCTGCACCGGCTGCAAAAAGCGTGGATCGACCATCAGGTTGCGCAATGCGGCTACTGCCAGTCCGGCCAGATCATGCAGGCCGCCGCGTTATTGGCAGAAACCCCCAACCCGAACGATGATGACATCGACGCCGCAATGCAGGGCAACCTGTGCCGCTGCGGCACCTATCCGCGCATCCGCGCTGCCATCAAATCCGCCGCTGAAGGAGCCTGA
- a CDS encoding LysR substrate-binding domain-containing protein, which yields MRKIQTALPPMNALRTFAVAGRRLNFRAAAEELHVSQGAVAQQIRLLEQHLGQALFTRLPRGVALTSRGAIYHAEVSRAFDILRDATGQLNESDDSLTISVTPTFAAKLLIQSLPSLNTAFPGIKIRTIATVEVIDFDRDQVDIAVRETCPPFPAAHEAQLLFRQDFILVGSPHLLNDLPLPLTSDTVRNLPLLHDSYEHWQTYFRTTDRLPGPVFNQISLAIDAALAGQGLAIVSRAFVQSDLNAGRLIDAGSAGGASVRDYYLVRKKSQRARPMLDVVWSWCLDTFSEG from the coding sequence TTGCGCAAAATCCAAACTGCCCTACCGCCGATGAACGCCCTTCGGACCTTTGCGGTGGCCGGACGGCGGCTGAATTTCCGCGCCGCCGCAGAAGAGCTTCATGTGTCGCAAGGCGCTGTGGCGCAACAGATTCGTTTGCTTGAACAGCACCTTGGCCAAGCCCTGTTCACACGGCTGCCCAGAGGCGTCGCGCTGACATCGCGGGGCGCGATCTATCACGCCGAAGTCAGCCGCGCCTTTGACATACTACGGGACGCGACAGGGCAATTGAATGAAAGCGATGACAGCCTGACGATAAGCGTAACGCCGACCTTCGCGGCCAAGCTGTTGATTCAGAGCCTTCCGTCCTTGAATACCGCCTTTCCCGGCATCAAAATTCGCACCATCGCCACGGTTGAGGTCATCGACTTTGACCGGGATCAAGTTGACATTGCGGTGCGCGAAACCTGTCCGCCGTTTCCGGCGGCCCATGAGGCGCAGCTGCTTTTCCGTCAGGATTTCATTCTGGTGGGCAGCCCGCATCTTTTGAACGATCTTCCCCTGCCCTTGACGTCGGACACGGTGCGCAACCTGCCGCTGCTGCACGATTCCTATGAGCATTGGCAAACCTACTTTCGCACGACGGACAGGTTGCCGGGGCCGGTCTTCAACCAGATCTCATTGGCGATTGATGCGGCGTTGGCGGGTCAGGGACTGGCCATTGTCAGCCGGGCGTTTGTGCAAAGCGATCTGAACGCCGGGCGTCTGATTGATGCGGGGTCCGCAGGGGGCGCGTCCGTTCGGGACTATTATCTCGTCCGGAAGAAATCACAGCGCGCGCGGCCCATGCTGGATGTTGTCTGGTCCTGGTGTCTGGACACCTTTTCAGAGGGCTAG
- a CDS encoding MBL fold metallo-hydrolase, producing MKRIAQISVLALCATAALASEDIADKYPQSELYDKPVEVIPHVFSAIGATAPPTYENSGHNNNLSFVITGDGVVVINGGASARLAAALHDEIKTITDQPVKLVINENGQGHAMLGNSYWADLGVDILAHEDAIHEVEENGDFILQGMMRYNQDKAEGTRVAVPNLSFSDAYTVEMGDVTLEVLHLGSAHGPGDTQVWIPQWGIVIAGDIAFHERMPPIFADTCTSCWVETFDGPFTDLGATYVIPGHGHPTNMAQVTRYTSDYLKDLRTKIGQHIDDGGDLAGAYYVDQTKWAHLDTFEELATKNAGRVFEEMEWE from the coding sequence ATGAAACGTATTGCCCAGATCTCTGTTCTGGCCCTCTGCGCCACAGCCGCGCTGGCCAGCGAGGATATCGCTGACAAATACCCGCAATCGGAACTCTACGACAAACCTGTCGAGGTTATTCCGCATGTATTTTCCGCCATCGGGGCCACCGCGCCGCCGACCTATGAAAATTCGGGTCACAACAACAACCTGTCCTTTGTCATCACCGGAGACGGGGTTGTGGTGATCAACGGCGGTGCCTCGGCGCGGCTGGCCGCAGCCCTACACGATGAGATCAAGACGATCACCGACCAGCCGGTCAAACTGGTGATCAACGAGAACGGGCAGGGGCATGCCATGCTTGGCAACTCTTACTGGGCCGATCTGGGGGTGGACATCCTTGCCCATGAGGACGCAATCCACGAGGTCGAGGAAAACGGCGATTTCATCCTGCAAGGCATGATGCGCTACAATCAGGACAAGGCAGAGGGCACGCGGGTTGCGGTGCCGAACCTGTCATTCTCGGACGCCTACACCGTGGAAATGGGCGATGTGACGCTGGAGGTGCTGCACCTTGGCTCGGCCCATGGGCCGGGCGACACGCAGGTCTGGATACCGCAGTGGGGCATCGTGATCGCGGGCGACATCGCGTTCCATGAGCGGATGCCGCCGATCTTTGCCGACACCTGCACCAGTTGCTGGGTAGAGACGTTTGACGGCCCGTTCACCGATCTGGGCGCAACCTATGTCATCCCCGGCCACGGCCACCCGACCAACATGGCGCAGGTGACGCGCTATACTTCGGACTACCTCAAGGATCTGCGGACCAAGATCGGGCAGCACATCGACGATGGCGGCGATCTGGCCGGGGCCTACTATGTGGACCAGACCAAATGGGCGCATCTCGACACGTTCGAGGAACTGGCGACCAAGAATGCCGGTCGTGTCTTCGAAGAGATGGAGTGGGAATAA
- a CDS encoding SDR family NAD(P)-dependent oxidoreductase — MLNGKHALVTGGGSGIGLAIARALADEGAQVTITGRRIERLEAARGDQIFPLAMDVMDEFSVVQGVEEAVAARGPIQICVPNAGIAEGRSILKTDMAFWRTMMATNVDGAFLTIRESLKSMVDTDWGRVIAVSSIAGIRGLKGAPTYTASKHALLGLIRALAADYAKKPYTFNALCPAYVDTDIVDMNVTSIMQRTGKSEAEARATMVNVNPHGRLIASEEVAQAAVWLCHDASGSVNGQAIQIAGGEV; from the coding sequence ATGCTGAACGGAAAACACGCGCTGGTCACAGGCGGCGGCAGCGGTATCGGGTTGGCCATCGCGCGGGCGCTGGCCGACGAGGGCGCGCAGGTGACGATCACCGGCCGCCGGATCGAACGGCTGGAGGCGGCACGCGGCGACCAGATCTTTCCGCTGGCGATGGATGTCATGGATGAGTTTTCGGTTGTGCAAGGCGTCGAAGAGGCGGTCGCCGCCCGTGGCCCCATCCAGATCTGCGTGCCCAACGCCGGGATTGCCGAAGGGCGGTCGATCCTCAAGACCGACATGGCATTCTGGCGCACGATGATGGCGACCAATGTCGACGGCGCGTTCCTGACCATCCGCGAGTCGCTGAAATCCATGGTGGACACCGATTGGGGCCGGGTGATCGCGGTGTCGTCGATTGCCGGGATACGCGGCCTGAAGGGCGCGCCGACCTACACCGCGTCAAAACATGCGCTTTTGGGATTGATCCGCGCGCTGGCAGCGGATTACGCCAAAAAACCCTATACCTTTAACGCTCTTTGTCCCGCCTATGTGGACACCGACATCGTTGACATGAACGTCACCTCGATCATGCAGCGCACCGGCAAGTCCGAGGCCGAGGCCCGCGCCACCATGGTCAACGTCAACCCGCACGGGCGGCTGATTGCCTCCGAAGAAGTCGCGCAGGCTGCGGTCTGGCTGTGTCATGACGCATCAGGCAGCGTGAACGGTCAGGCGATCCAGATCGCGGGGGGCGAGGTGTAA
- a CDS encoding TetR/AcrR family transcriptional regulator has product MMETSDPDRVKQEAILGAAMAVLCQYGYRRTSMEDIAQAAGMSRPALYQHFRNKENIARCMVQVYFDQAVQAVTQALAGQGTVPDLLRAGYAAKTGPMIRDMLDSPHGAELLDLKDSQARDLVEDGAARITAVFADWLTREVAAGRVTLDAPPDETATLLLRALDGIKRPPYARFVAERDRLAALLGRGLQALL; this is encoded by the coding sequence ATGATGGAGACATCCGATCCTGACCGCGTCAAGCAAGAGGCGATCCTTGGGGCCGCCATGGCGGTACTGTGCCAATATGGCTATCGCCGCACTTCGATGGAGGACATAGCGCAGGCAGCTGGTATGTCGCGTCCCGCGCTCTATCAGCACTTTCGCAACAAGGAAAACATCGCACGATGCATGGTGCAGGTCTATTTCGACCAGGCCGTGCAGGCGGTCACGCAGGCACTTGCGGGGCAGGGCACTGTGCCGGATTTGCTGCGCGCGGGCTATGCTGCCAAGACGGGGCCGATGATCCGGGACATGCTGGACAGCCCACACGGTGCGGAATTGCTGGACCTCAAGGACAGCCAAGCGCGCGATCTGGTCGAGGATGGGGCGGCCCGGATCACAGCGGTCTTTGCCGATTGGCTGACGCGCGAAGTGGCCGCAGGCCGGGTGACGCTGGACGCCCCGCCGGATGAAACCGCCACCCTGTTGCTGCGCGCGCTGGACGGCATCAAACGCCCACCCTACGCGCGGTTTGTGGCAGAGCGGGACCGGCTGGCCGCCCTGCTGGGGCGCGGCCTGCAAGCGCTGCTGTAA
- a CDS encoding methyltransferase family protein, translating to MPPVWLTGALVLAWVQKTYFGFGLSFGPVWADLLGGVLVGGGLILIGLAISEMRRHRTTVIPHSEAERLVTSGIFKRSRNPIYLGDSMILTGMILYWGAVLALPLIPVFVWVIEKRFIVPEEDRLRRKFRATFAQYTNDVRRWV from the coding sequence ATGCCGCCGGTTTGGCTGACCGGCGCGCTGGTGCTCGCATGGGTGCAAAAGACATACTTCGGCTTTGGGCTCAGCTTTGGTCCGGTCTGGGCCGATTTGCTGGGCGGGGTGCTGGTGGGCGGCGGTCTGATCCTGATCGGGCTGGCCATCTCTGAGATGCGCCGCCACCGCACCACCGTGATCCCGCACTCCGAGGCAGAGCGGCTTGTGACCAGCGGCATCTTCAAACGCTCGCGCAACCCGATCTATCTGGGCGATTCGATGATCCTGACGGGAATGATCCTGTACTGGGGCGCGGTGCTGGCGTTGCCGCTGATCCCGGTTTTTGTCTGGGTGATCGAAAAACGCTTTATCGTGCCGGAAGAGGACCGCTTGCGCCGGAAATTCCGCGCAACTTTTGCCCAATACACAAATGACGTGCGGCGCTGGGTCTAA
- a CDS encoding Re/Si-specific NAD(P)(+) transhydrogenase subunit alpha, with protein MKIGTPREVESGENRVAMTPDSARQLQKLGYDCMIEAGAGAKAGFSDETYRDAGVEVVDSADVLWAGADIIAKVRIPTLDELDYLTADKTLITFFNPGGNEEGLNKAKEKGANVIAMEMVPRISRAQKMDALSSMANIAGYRAVIEAGNNFGRFFTGQITAAGKVPPAKVLVVGAGVAGLAAIGTSTSLGAITYAFDVRPEVAEQVESMGAEFVYLDFEEEQQDGSATGGYAAVSSPEFREAQLKKFRELAPDIDIVITTALIPNRPAPKLWLEDMIAAMKPGSVIVDLAAEKGGNAEGTVMDEKIVTENGVTIIGYTDFPSRMATQASTLYSTNIRHMLTDLTPEKDGQINHNMEDDVIRGATVTHQGEITFPPPPPKVAAIAAKPKEKVKELTAAEKRANEVAAFKAQTKQQVTLLAVGGGLLLAVGLVAPASFMQHFIVFVLSVFIGFQVIWNVSHSLHTPLMAITNAISSIIILGALMQIGSGSFLVILLAALSVFMAGINIFGGFLVTRRMLAMFQKS; from the coding sequence GTGAAGATAGGGACGCCAAGAGAGGTTGAATCCGGAGAGAATCGCGTTGCGATGACCCCGGATTCGGCTCGCCAGCTACAGAAGCTGGGCTATGACTGCATGATCGAGGCCGGAGCCGGGGCAAAAGCCGGGTTTTCGGATGAGACCTACCGGGACGCCGGAGTCGAAGTGGTTGATAGTGCCGATGTATTGTGGGCTGGGGCCGATATCATTGCCAAGGTCCGGATTCCCACGCTGGACGAGCTGGATTACCTGACGGCGGACAAGACGCTGATCACCTTCTTCAATCCCGGCGGGAACGAAGAGGGCCTGAACAAGGCCAAGGAAAAAGGTGCCAACGTCATCGCCATGGAAATGGTGCCGCGGATCTCCCGCGCGCAAAAGATGGACGCGCTGTCGTCGATGGCCAATATCGCGGGTTACCGCGCGGTGATCGAGGCAGGCAACAACTTTGGCCGCTTCTTCACAGGTCAGATCACCGCGGCGGGCAAGGTGCCCCCGGCCAAGGTTCTGGTTGTCGGTGCCGGTGTGGCGGGTCTCGCCGCGATCGGCACATCCACCAGCCTTGGCGCGATCACCTACGCCTTTGACGTGCGCCCCGAAGTGGCCGAACAGGTCGAAAGCATGGGCGCGGAATTTGTCTATCTGGACTTCGAAGAAGAACAGCAGGACGGGTCGGCCACCGGTGGCTATGCCGCCGTGTCTTCGCCTGAGTTCCGCGAAGCGCAGCTGAAAAAGTTCCGCGAACTGGCACCCGACATCGACATCGTCATCACCACCGCGCTGATCCCCAACCGTCCGGCCCCCAAGCTGTGGCTTGAGGATATGATTGCGGCGATGAAGCCAGGCTCGGTCATCGTCGACCTTGCGGCTGAAAAAGGCGGCAACGCCGAAGGCACCGTGATGGACGAAAAGATCGTCACCGAAAACGGTGTCACGATCATCGGCTACACCGACTTCCCCAGCCGGATGGCAACGCAGGCCTCAACCCTGTATTCCACCAACATCCGTCACATGCTGACTGACCTGACGCCCGAAAAGGACGGTCAGATCAATCACAACATGGAAGACGACGTGATCCGCGGCGCGACCGTCACCCATCAGGGGGAAATCACCTTCCCGCCGCCGCCGCCCAAGGTTGCGGCCATCGCGGCCAAGCCCAAGGAAAAGGTCAAGGAACTGACCGCCGCTGAAAAGCGCGCCAATGAGGTCGCCGCCTTCAAGGCGCAGACCAAGCAGCAGGTGACCCTGCTGGCTGTCGGTGGCGGTCTGCTGCTGGCGGTGGGTCTGGTTGCCCCGGCCAGCTTTATGCAGCACTTCATCGTCTTTGTGCTGTCAGTCTTCATCGGCTTCCAGGTGATCTGGAACGTGTCGCATTCGCTGCACACGCCGCTGATGGCCATCACCAACGCCATCTCGTCGATCATCATCCTTGGCGCGCTCATGCAGATCGGATCGGGGAGCTTCCTTGTGATCCTGCTGGCGGCCCTGTCGGTCTTCATGGCGGGCATCAACATCTTTGGCGGGTTCCTCGTCACGCGGCGCATGCTTGCCATGTTCCAGAAATCTTAA
- a CDS encoding xanthine dehydrogenase family protein molybdopterin-binding subunit, which yields MASIGKIARRTFLFGAVAVAGGAAFGAWYVTRPAPNPLKPAEGEASLNAFVLIDGDGVTLVAPRAEMGQGTMTTWAALIAEEMDLAWEDVRVIHGPPAQAYYNSALMGEGLTHKGYDVSSFQHSLGEVMGVMGKVFSMQVTGGSTAMKDGYERMRVTGAATREMLKTAAAQRLGVGLDELRTENGAVIAPDGTTIPYSDLAAEAAEVEPPKVELRERSDWKLLGTSLPRKDIPGKSTGTAQFGIDTRLPGMRYAAVRMSPTRGGMKSFDAFEASRMAGVEKVVDLGDGLAVIATNTWLAQQAVDAIPVEWAPSSYPETTEDMTRAIKAAFDAEPNSTLRDDGDTAKLPSGAMRIKAEYSVPFLAHATMEPMNATAWFDGTHLRIWCGNQGPTFLRDACAAEAGIDPEEVEVNVTLMGGGFGRRGEFDYAVIATRVAKAMPGTPVNVTWSREEDMTHDFYRPAALARITGAVLDGKALTFDAQVSSPSIAEQALDRWVGFAPGGPDKGIVDAIYNQPYGIPNYRVTGHKAEITPPLGFWRSVGASYNGFFHESFMDELAHAAEADPLQFRLDLTRDEWLPAYYVLEAVRDMSGWTGQTEDGVGRGIAMVYSFGTPCAMVIEVRDVDGMIRLTNAWIAADPGVALDPSIIEAQLTGAMAYGLSAAMGEEITFAGGVAEQKNFPDYDPLRMPQMPAVEVRILENQKRLNGVGEVGTPPAAPALANALFDLTGKRVRDLPLNKAFEFYV from the coding sequence ATGGCAAGCATCGGCAAGATTGCCCGCCGCACCTTTTTGTTCGGGGCCGTGGCCGTCGCGGGCGGCGCCGCCTTTGGCGCGTGGTACGTCACCCGCCCCGCCCCCAACCCGCTGAAGCCCGCTGAGGGCGAGGCATCGCTGAACGCCTTTGTGCTGATCGACGGCGACGGCGTGACGCTGGTCGCGCCCCGCGCCGAGATGGGTCAGGGCACCATGACCACATGGGCCGCGCTGATCGCCGAGGAAATGGATCTGGCTTGGGAAGACGTGCGCGTCATTCACGGCCCGCCCGCGCAGGCCTATTACAACAGCGCCCTGATGGGCGAGGGCTTGACCCACAAGGGCTATGACGTCTCATCTTTCCAGCATTCGCTGGGAGAGGTCATGGGCGTCATGGGCAAGGTGTTTTCCATGCAGGTCACTGGCGGGTCAACCGCCATGAAAGACGGTTATGAGCGGATGCGCGTCACCGGCGCGGCCACGCGTGAAATGCTCAAGACCGCCGCCGCACAGCGACTGGGCGTCGGGCTGGACGAGTTGCGCACCGAGAACGGTGCAGTGATTGCCCCCGACGGCACCACGATCCCCTATTCCGATCTGGCCGCCGAGGCCGCCGAGGTTGAGCCGCCTAAGGTCGAACTGCGCGAGCGGTCGGACTGGAAGCTGCTGGGCACTTCGCTGCCGCGCAAGGACATCCCCGGCAAATCCACCGGTACCGCGCAATTCGGCATCGACACCCGTCTGCCCGGAATGCGCTACGCCGCCGTCCGCATGTCCCCCACGCGGGGCGGCATGAAATCCTTTGACGCGTTTGAGGCCAGCCGCATGGCGGGCGTTGAAAAGGTGGTCGATCTGGGCGATGGACTGGCGGTCATCGCCACCAACACTTGGCTGGCCCAGCAGGCCGTCGATGCCATCCCGGTCGAATGGGCCCCCTCATCCTACCCCGAAACCACCGAGGACATGACCCGCGCCATCAAGGCGGCGTTTGATGCCGAGCCAAACTCGACCCTGCGCGACGATGGCGACACGGCCAAGCTGCCCTCAGGTGCGATGCGCATCAAGGCAGAGTATAGCGTACCGTTTCTGGCCCATGCCACGATGGAACCGATGAACGCCACAGCCTGGTTTGATGGCACGCACTTGCGGATCTGGTGTGGCAATCAGGGCCCGACCTTTTTGCGCGACGCCTGCGCCGCCGAGGCCGGGATCGACCCCGAAGAGGTCGAGGTCAATGTCACGCTGATGGGCGGCGGCTTTGGCCGGCGCGGCGAGTTCGACTATGCGGTGATCGCCACGCGGGTGGCCAAGGCCATGCCCGGCACGCCGGTCAACGTCACATGGTCACGCGAAGAGGACATGACGCATGACTTCTACCGCCCCGCCGCCCTCGCCCGCATTACCGGCGCGGTGTTGGACGGCAAGGCGCTGACCTTTGATGCGCAGGTGTCGTCGCCGTCGATTGCCGAACAGGCGCTGGACCGCTGGGTCGGCTTTGCGCCGGGTGGCCCGGACAAGGGCATTGTCGACGCGATCTATAATCAGCCCTACGGCATTCCCAACTACCGCGTCACCGGCCACAAGGCCGAGATCACCCCGCCGCTGGGCTTCTGGCGCTCTGTTGGGGCCAGCTATAACGGGTTTTTCCATGAGAGCTTCATGGACGAACTGGCCCATGCGGCAGAGGCCGATCCGCTGCAATTCCGTCTGGACCTGACGCGCGACGAATGGCTGCCCGCCTATTATGTGCTGGAGGCGGTGCGCGACATGTCCGGCTGGACCGGCCAGACAGAGGACGGCGTGGGGCGCGGCATTGCCATGGTCTACAGCTTTGGCACGCCTTGCGCGATGGTGATCGAGGTGCGCGACGTGGACGGCATGATCCGGCTGACAAACGCGTGGATCGCAGCCGATCCCGGCGTGGCGCTGGACCCGTCGATCATCGAGGCACAGCTGACCGGAGCGATGGCCTATGGGCTGTCGGCGGCGATGGGCGAAGAGATCACCTTTGCCGGGGGCGTGGCCGAGCAAAAGAACTTTCCGGACTATGATCCGCTGCGGATGCCGCAGATGCCTGCGGTCGAGGTCAGGATTCTGGAAAACCAGAAGCGCCTGAACGGTGTCGGAGAGGTTGGCACCCCGCCCGCCGCACCGGCGCTGGCCAACGCGCTGTTTGACTTGACCGGCAAACGGGTGCGGGATCTGCCGCTGAACAAGGCGTTTGAATTCTACGTCTGA
- a CDS encoding MFS transporter yields the protein MTTQRAAILPTSYTVILAVSSTHLINDLIQFLLPVLYPILKAQYGLSYFQLGLLTLAQQITACIMQPVLGLYGDLRPKPYSLAVSMGIVGVGIVLLGTATSFEGLLVASSVLGLGSALFHPEASRVCRMASGGRLGFAQSSFQVGGNAGTALGPLAAAFILLPLGQISTVWFSLLAVCAVIILLWVARWFTEHQRMMRANGARAAVGPALPRRRLIIAFAVLGALLLSKFVYIETFKSYYVFFLIEKFGLGIPYAQGLLFVFLTAVAFGTFFGGPIGDRIGRKKVIWGSIVGALPFAIVLPFVPLWAAAGLSVIVGLVLSSAFSAIVVFAQELLPQKVGMVSGFVFGFAFGIGAVGAAALGALADVIGMQQVFSYLSILLCLGFLTVFLPDLE from the coding sequence ATGACGACTCAACGCGCGGCGATATTGCCGACATCCTACACCGTGATCCTTGCGGTCAGCAGCACACATCTGATCAATGACCTGATCCAGTTCCTGCTACCCGTGCTCTATCCGATACTGAAAGCGCAGTATGGGCTAAGCTATTTTCAACTCGGTTTGTTGACACTGGCGCAGCAGATCACAGCCTGCATCATGCAACCCGTTCTGGGACTATATGGCGATTTGCGGCCCAAACCGTATTCGCTGGCCGTCTCGATGGGGATCGTCGGCGTCGGGATCGTTTTGTTGGGAACAGCGACGTCGTTCGAGGGGCTGTTGGTGGCGTCCTCCGTGCTGGGGCTTGGCTCGGCACTGTTCCACCCCGAGGCGTCGCGCGTGTGCCGCATGGCCTCTGGCGGGCGACTGGGGTTCGCGCAGTCCAGCTTTCAGGTGGGGGGCAACGCCGGTACGGCGCTTGGTCCCTTGGCGGCTGCGTTTATCCTGCTACCGCTTGGACAAATCAGCACGGTTTGGTTCAGCCTGCTTGCGGTTTGCGCGGTCATTATCCTTTTGTGGGTCGCCCGGTGGTTTACGGAACATCAGCGCATGATGCGCGCCAACGGCGCGCGCGCCGCGGTCGGGCCTGCCTTGCCGCGTCGGCGGCTAATCATTGCATTTGCTGTCTTGGGGGCGCTGCTCCTCAGCAAGTTCGTCTACATCGAGACCTTCAAAAGCTACTATGTCTTTTTCCTGATCGAGAAATTCGGGCTGGGCATCCCTTATGCACAGGGGCTGCTGTTTGTCTTCCTCACGGCGGTTGCCTTTGGGACGTTCTTTGGCGGTCCGATCGGTGATCGGATTGGTCGCAAAAAGGTCATCTGGGGCTCTATCGTGGGCGCGCTGCCGTTTGCGATTGTGCTGCCGTTTGTCCCGCTGTGGGCCGCTGCGGGCCTTAGCGTGATCGTCGGGCTGGTCCTGTCGTCAGCCTTCTCCGCCATCGTGGTCTTTGCCCAAGAGCTGTTGCCGCAGAAAGTGGGCATGGTGTCGGGGTTCGTCTTTGGTTTTGCGTTCGGGATCGGGGCGGTTGGGGCGGCTGCGCTGGGGGCGCTGGCGGACGTGATCGGCATGCAGCAGGTCTTCAGCTACCTATCCATTCTGCTTTGCCTTGGATTTTTGACGGTCTTTCTTCCTGATCTGGAGTGA
- a CDS encoding NAD(P)(+) transhydrogenase (Re/Si-specific) subunit beta, which produces MDFGFTTAAYVVAAVLFILSLGGLSGQESAKRAVWYGIVGMGLAVFATLIGPGSGLWLLSIILIAAGGSIGWYVANKVEMTEMPQLVAAMHSLVGLAAVFVGLNAHIELGRVMAMDDTARKSLEGFAALIAKKDGVEQSILRVELFLGIFIGAVTFTGSVVAFGKLAGKLTSKAQKLPGGHLLNAAAAALSVLCLFWYMGTGGFFPLFLMTLAALFIGYHLIMGIGGADMPVVVSMLNSYSGWAAAAIGFSLGNDLLIVVGALVGSSGAILSYIMCKAMNRSFISVILGGFGGPAGEQMAVEGEQIAIDADGVAQALEEADSVIIIPGYGMAVAQAQQNVAELTRRLRAQGKEVRFAIHPVAGRLPGHMNVLLAEAKVPYDIVLEMDEINEDFPDTDVAIVIGSNDIVNPAAQEDPNSPIAGMPVLECWKAKQVFVSKRGQGTGYSGIENPLFYKDNTRMFYGDAKASLGELLNRIS; this is translated from the coding sequence ATGGATTTCGGATTCACCACCGCGGCCTATGTGGTCGCAGCTGTCCTCTTCATCCTGTCGTTGGGGGGACTTTCGGGCCAGGAAAGCGCAAAACGCGCTGTCTGGTACGGCATTGTCGGCATGGGCCTTGCGGTCTTTGCCACGCTGATCGGGCCGGGCTCTGGCCTCTGGCTGCTGTCGATCATCCTGATCGCGGCGGGCGGCAGCATCGGCTGGTACGTCGCCAACAAGGTCGAAATGACCGAGATGCCGCAACTTGTGGCGGCGATGCACAGCCTTGTCGGTCTGGCGGCGGTCTTTGTCGGCCTCAACGCGCATATCGAACTGGGCCGCGTCATGGCCATGGACGACACCGCGCGCAAATCGCTGGAGGGCTTTGCCGCCCTGATCGCCAAGAAAGACGGCGTCGAGCAAAGCATCCTGCGGGTTGAGCTGTTCCTTGGCATCTTCATCGGTGCCGTGACCTTCACCGGGTCGGTCGTGGCCTTTGGCAAACTGGCGGGCAAGCTGACCTCGAAGGCGCAAAAACTGCCGGGCGGTCACTTGCTGAATGCGGCAGCGGCAGCACTCTCTGTGCTGTGCCTGTTCTGGTACATGGGCACCGGCGGCTTCTTCCCGCTGTTCCTGATGACGCTGGCGGCGCTGTTCATCGGCTATCACCTGATCATGGGCATCGGCGGCGCCGACATGCCGGTGGTTGTCTCGATGCTCAACAGCTACTCGGGCTGGGCGGCGGCGGCGATTGGCTTCAGCCTTGGCAACGATCTTCTGATCGTGGTCGGCGCGCTGGTCGGCTCCTCCGGTGCCATCCTGTCCTACATCATGTGCAAGGCCATGAACCGGTCCTTCATCAGCGTGATTCTGGGCGGCTTTGGCGGCCCTGCGGGTGAACAGATGGCGGTCGAGGGTGAGCAGATCGCCATCGACGCCGACGGTGTGGCGCAGGCCCTCGAAGAGGCCGACAGCGTCATCATCATTCCGGGTTACGGCATGGCCGTGGCACAGGCGCAGCAGAACGTCGCCGAACTGACTCGCCGCCTGCGGGCACAGGGCAAAGAGGTGCGTTTCGCCATTCACCCCGTTGCGGGCCGTCTACCGGGGCACATGAACGTGCTCTTGGCAGAGGCAAAGGTGCCCTATGACATCGTTCTGGAAATGGACGAGATCAATGAGGACTTCCCGGACACGGATGTGGCCATCGTCATCGGCTCCAACGACATCGTGAACCCGGCAGCCCAGGAAGATCCGAACAGCCCCATCGCCGGGATGCCGGTTCTGGAATGCTGGAAGGCCAAGCAGGTGTTTGTCTCCAAACGCGGGCAGGGCACCGGCTATTCCGGCATCGAGAACCCGCTGTTTTACAAGGACAACACGCGGATGTTCTACGGCGACGCCAAGGCCTCGCTGGGTGAGTTGCTCAACCGCATCTCGTAA